The proteins below are encoded in one region of Nitrospira sp.:
- a CDS encoding aldehyde dehydrogenase, with translation MRSTVEAAVHMARLPGHARASACTAIASGLRERQEEFAALMVAEAGKPISDARREVARAIQTLVVAAEEAKRLGGEVVPLDWTPGMERYLGMVRRVPVGPVLGITPFNFPLNLVVHKVAPALAAGNAILIKPAPQTPLTALLLGEVVREVGLPAGALNVLPCDNQLAQTLVEDPRFKVLSFTGSAPVGWMLKNKAGKKRVLLELGGNAGVIVEPDADLEVVAERCAVGGYGYAGQTCISVQRIFVHESVRERFVDMFVSKVRALKSGDPTKDETAIGPVINEAAAVRIESWIQEARDQGARVLLGGARQGTVVQASVLTDVDPSMKVSCEEVFGPVVAITPYRVFEEALEAINQSPYGLQAGIFTRNVNRIFQAFRELEVGAVLANEIPTFRADHMPYGGVKDSGLGREGVRYAMEEMTEPRLLVLNLRDDGSS, from the coding sequence GTGCGTTCAACGGTCGAGGCGGCCGTTCACATGGCGAGGCTTCCTGGCCATGCTCGTGCGAGTGCCTGCACGGCAATCGCCTCCGGACTGCGGGAGCGGCAGGAAGAATTTGCCGCGTTGATGGTGGCCGAAGCGGGGAAGCCGATTAGCGATGCCCGCCGGGAAGTGGCTCGGGCCATCCAAACCTTGGTCGTCGCTGCTGAGGAGGCCAAGCGCCTGGGCGGGGAAGTCGTCCCACTTGATTGGACCCCGGGTATGGAGCGTTATCTCGGGATGGTGCGCCGCGTTCCGGTGGGGCCGGTGCTCGGTATTACGCCATTCAACTTCCCGCTCAATCTCGTCGTGCATAAGGTGGCTCCTGCCTTGGCCGCGGGCAATGCGATCTTGATCAAACCGGCTCCGCAGACACCCTTGACCGCGTTGCTGTTGGGCGAAGTGGTTCGCGAGGTCGGGCTGCCCGCGGGGGCGTTGAACGTACTGCCGTGCGACAACCAACTGGCGCAGACGCTCGTGGAAGATCCACGTTTCAAAGTCCTCAGTTTTACGGGCAGCGCTCCGGTCGGGTGGATGCTCAAGAACAAGGCCGGAAAGAAACGCGTCCTGCTGGAATTGGGCGGCAACGCCGGCGTGATTGTGGAGCCAGACGCCGATCTGGAGGTGGTCGCCGAGCGATGCGCCGTTGGGGGATATGGCTATGCTGGACAGACCTGTATCTCCGTCCAACGTATTTTCGTCCATGAATCCGTCCGCGAGCGATTCGTCGACATGTTTGTCTCTAAGGTACGCGCCCTCAAGTCCGGAGATCCCACCAAGGACGAAACCGCAATCGGGCCCGTGATTAATGAAGCGGCTGCAGTCCGGATCGAATCTTGGATCCAAGAGGCTCGGGATCAGGGCGCTCGGGTATTGTTGGGAGGCGCTCGGCAGGGAACTGTGGTGCAGGCCAGCGTCCTGACGGATGTGGATCCCAGCATGAAGGTCTCGTGCGAGGAGGTCTTCGGCCCGGTGGTGGCGATCACGCCCTATCGGGTGTTCGAAGAGGCCCTCGAGGCTATCAACCAGTCCCCCTATGGGTTGCAAGCAGGGATCTTTACGCGGAACGTGAACCGAATCTTTCAGGCATTTCGGGAGTTGGAGGTAGGAGCGGTGCTGGCCAACGAGATCCCCACCTTTCGAGCCGATCATATGCCGTATGGCGGGGTGAAAGATTCTGGACTCGGCCGCGAAGGGGTGCGATACGCCATGGAGGAGATGACAGAACCCCGGCTTCTGGTCCTCAACCTACGCGACGACGGTAGCTCGTAA
- a CDS encoding deoxyhypusine synthase, producing the protein MQPRKFHDGAKDGLDALEPLDPDQVGSFTDLLGAMKKTAFGGRRLGEAFEVLCAMVEDPNCTVVMTLSGAMTIAKMGKIISRMIDEGMVQIVVSTGALVAHGLSESTGKTHYRHDPSMDDEELFSKGYNRVYDTLEMEANLNYVEHVVTQTLKRMDMRTPLSSERLTREVGRTLDEEFDGAGILKSAYRKKVPVYIPAFTDSEMGLDVGIWAMREFLAHARANAKKKDGDRGVRRALHQYHPSFNPYLDLNSYTDHVIDAKRLGIFTIGGGVPRNWAQQVGPYVEIGNLRLGLDVPPPRFQYGLRICPEPDYWGGLSGCTYQEGISWGKFVPPSEGGRFAEVLSDATVVWPILMMGLLERKRRRSVGGGRHGRRRTGRRGGARG; encoded by the coding sequence ATGCAACCACGCAAGTTCCACGACGGTGCGAAGGACGGTCTAGACGCGCTGGAACCGCTCGATCCTGATCAGGTTGGCTCCTTCACAGACCTGCTGGGGGCCATGAAGAAGACGGCGTTCGGCGGTCGTCGGTTGGGCGAAGCCTTTGAGGTCCTCTGCGCCATGGTTGAGGACCCGAACTGCACGGTCGTGATGACGCTGTCCGGCGCGATGACGATCGCCAAGATGGGCAAGATCATCAGCCGGATGATCGACGAGGGAATGGTGCAGATCGTGGTGTCGACGGGCGCCCTGGTGGCACACGGACTCAGCGAGTCGACTGGCAAGACGCATTACCGGCATGATCCATCAATGGACGACGAAGAATTGTTCAGCAAGGGCTACAACCGTGTCTACGATACACTTGAGATGGAGGCGAATCTCAATTACGTGGAGCACGTTGTGACGCAGACGCTGAAGAGAATGGATATGCGCACTCCGCTTTCCTCCGAGCGCTTGACCCGTGAAGTGGGGCGCACCCTTGACGAGGAGTTCGACGGTGCTGGAATACTCAAGAGCGCCTATCGCAAAAAGGTACCCGTCTACATTCCTGCGTTCACCGATTCAGAAATGGGGTTGGACGTCGGGATTTGGGCCATGCGCGAATTCTTGGCCCACGCACGGGCCAATGCCAAGAAGAAGGACGGCGATCGCGGTGTGCGGCGTGCGTTGCACCAGTATCATCCCTCATTCAACCCCTATCTCGACCTCAACAGTTATACGGACCATGTCATCGACGCCAAACGGCTTGGCATTTTTACCATTGGCGGTGGCGTCCCGCGTAATTGGGCACAGCAAGTCGGCCCCTATGTGGAGATCGGGAATCTGCGTCTCGGACTGGATGTCCCTCCACCACGGTTTCAGTATGGCCTACGAATTTGTCCCGAGCCGGATTATTGGGGGGGCCTGAGCGGCTGCACCTATCAAGAAGGAATCTCCTGGGGGAAATTCGTCCCTCCCTCGGAGGGCGGGCGATTTGCGGAGGTGTTGAGCGATGCCACCGTGGTATGGCCTATCCTGATGATGGGATTGCTGGAACGCAAGCGTCGCCGGAGCGTCGGGGGCGGGCGCCACGGTCGTCGCCGCACCGGCCGACGAGGTGGGGCCCGCGGCTGA
- the pdaD gene encoding putative pyruvoyl-dependent arginine decarboxylase translates to MVPTHLFLTRGVGVHREKLASFEQALRSAGVAYCNLVSVSSILPPNCKIMPRKRGEKLLNPGEITFCVMARSETNERNRLISASIGLAIPTDRRSYGYLSEHHAHGETDEETGEYTEDLAAQMLATTLGVEFDPNSAWKEREQVFKMGGKIVRTLNITQSAIGKAGRWTTVVALAVFIPSENLPKRRG, encoded by the coding sequence ATGGTTCCCACACACTTGTTTCTCACGCGAGGCGTCGGAGTCCACCGCGAGAAGCTCGCGTCGTTTGAGCAGGCCTTGCGCTCAGCGGGCGTGGCCTACTGCAACCTTGTGAGCGTGTCGTCGATCCTGCCGCCCAATTGCAAGATCATGCCGAGGAAACGCGGGGAAAAGCTGCTCAATCCCGGGGAAATCACCTTTTGCGTCATGGCGCGCTCGGAGACCAATGAACGCAATCGTTTAATTTCCGCGTCAATCGGCCTGGCCATTCCGACAGACAGGCGCAGCTATGGATATCTCTCCGAGCACCATGCACACGGAGAGACCGACGAAGAGACGGGGGAGTATACCGAAGACTTGGCGGCCCAAATGTTGGCCACTACACTGGGTGTGGAATTCGATCCCAATTCGGCGTGGAAAGAACGAGAACAGGTCTTCAAGATGGGTGGCAAGATCGTTCGCACGTTGAACATTACCCAGTCGGCCATCGGTAAGGCCGGACGATGGACGACCGTGGTCGCGCTCGCAGTGTTCATTCCCTCAGAAAATTTGCCCAAACGTCGAGGGTAG